One genomic region from Spirosoma sp. KCTC 42546 encodes:
- the sufD gene encoding Fe-S cluster assembly protein SufD — MTPSYASYNEFKDQLLTAFRDNEDRMNGERKAPVHQLRRAALKQFDQLGFPTIRHEEWKYSSVNGLLKQAFELDDTTTLTVDDLAPLEIPNLDGNLLYFINGRYHPELSRIISPADQLQITNFATALKSEPELIGTHFAHYADYQDNAFTALNTALASDGVVIRVPDNTTVEQPIILRFITDTRTKNIASQPRNLVVVGKNAEVMMAESYRTLGEGTSFVNVVTEIVLDRDARMQYYKVQNETEKAYHIGTTQVSQKDNSHFYSATVTLNGNFVRNNLNIVLNGQHAEAFMYGLYMPNGRQHVDNHTLVDHAMPNSYSSELYKGVLDDNSTGVFNGKIFVRPDAQKTNAYQSCKNVVLSPGASMNTKPQLEIFADDVKCSHGTTTGQLNDEALFYMRSRGIPKDEARTLLLYAFSQDVLSQIKIQPIREYLERVITEKLTK; from the coding sequence ATGACTCCCTCTTACGCATCCTATAACGAATTTAAAGACCAGTTGCTGACGGCTTTCCGGGACAACGAAGATCGCATGAACGGTGAGCGAAAAGCACCGGTTCATCAACTCCGTAGGGCAGCCCTGAAGCAGTTCGATCAACTTGGTTTCCCCACAATCCGTCACGAAGAGTGGAAATACTCCAGCGTCAATGGGCTACTTAAACAAGCGTTTGAGCTTGATGATACCACGACATTAACAGTTGACGATCTGGCTCCGCTGGAAATTCCAAACCTTGATGGGAACTTGCTGTACTTCATTAACGGCCGTTATCATCCTGAGCTTTCCCGCATTATTAGTCCGGCAGATCAGCTACAGATTACGAACTTCGCCACTGCCCTAAAGTCTGAACCTGAATTAATAGGCACTCATTTTGCCCATTACGCCGATTATCAGGACAACGCCTTTACGGCGTTGAATACCGCCCTGGCCAGCGATGGTGTAGTGATTCGAGTACCTGACAATACAACGGTTGAGCAGCCCATCATCCTTCGGTTCATTACCGATACCCGTACAAAAAACATTGCCTCACAACCTCGTAACCTGGTTGTGGTTGGTAAAAATGCGGAGGTCATGATGGCCGAATCGTATCGGACCCTTGGTGAAGGAACAAGCTTTGTCAATGTAGTAACCGAAATCGTGCTTGACCGCGACGCCCGGATGCAGTACTACAAAGTGCAGAACGAAACCGAGAAAGCCTACCATATCGGCACCACGCAGGTGAGTCAGAAAGACAACAGTCATTTCTATTCGGCTACGGTTACGCTCAACGGTAACTTCGTTCGCAACAACCTGAACATTGTGCTCAACGGCCAGCATGCCGAAGCGTTTATGTATGGTTTATACATGCCGAACGGCCGTCAGCATGTGGATAACCACACGCTTGTAGACCACGCCATGCCGAACTCGTACAGCAGCGAACTTTATAAGGGTGTCCTGGATGACAATAGCACAGGGGTTTTCAACGGCAAGATTTTTGTTCGGCCCGATGCGCAGAAAACCAATGCGTACCAGTCATGCAAAAACGTGGTTCTGTCACCGGGTGCATCAATGAACACGAAGCCTCAGTTGGAAATTTTTGCCGACGATGTAAAGTGTTCACACGGTACTACTACGGGTCAGCTTAACGACGAAGCGCTGTTTTACATGCGCTCGCGCGGTATTCCGAAAGATGAAGCCCGTACGTTATTGCTGTACGCTTTCTCGCAAGACGTACTAAGTCAAATCAAAATTCAGCCTATCCGTGAATACCTGGAGCGAGTTATTACGGAGAAGTTAACGAAGTAA
- a CDS encoding esterase-like activity of phytase family protein — protein sequence MKSLLVLTWLTICAAFGGAAFGQSLQFSFEGDSLTMPFIRDSLRGISGLEIVPATGEWHFVSDRGWHFVFANIRSIRDLGDSSHLKLAQKNPFWFESVRYDARTSTYFWTDEHEFVTSVLYGKSVRDSASQVLLKIPVPAPNKGLEGLAVTSSGALWVVPEAGWEGETLMNQDTITFFRYPNPLAADPVVERFAYPINRCAFAQGEERVGGISEILAVDAQRILVLERCYDASQKRVTANLYVATPNEKTHTLIKELAFDFNRQFPGDICNLEAMAWADEQHQTLVLMADDNFRRNKTLRNQVIVLRRK from the coding sequence ATGAAATCACTACTCGTACTTACCTGGCTTACCATCTGTGCCGCATTCGGTGGTGCCGCATTCGGGCAAAGTCTGCAATTCTCATTTGAAGGCGATTCATTAACGATGCCTTTTATCCGGGATAGTCTGCGGGGAATTTCGGGTCTTGAGATTGTACCCGCCACAGGCGAGTGGCATTTTGTAAGCGACCGGGGCTGGCATTTCGTTTTTGCCAACATCCGGTCCATCCGGGATTTAGGCGATTCATCACACCTGAAACTAGCCCAGAAAAATCCGTTCTGGTTTGAAAGTGTTCGCTACGATGCCCGAACCAGCACCTATTTCTGGACGGATGAACACGAATTTGTCACGTCGGTACTATATGGCAAGTCAGTTCGTGATAGTGCCAGCCAGGTTTTGTTGAAAATACCGGTACCTGCACCTAACAAAGGGCTTGAAGGATTGGCAGTCACCTCGTCGGGAGCCTTGTGGGTGGTGCCTGAAGCCGGTTGGGAAGGCGAAACACTCATGAATCAAGACACGATTACATTCTTTCGTTACCCCAATCCGCTGGCTGCTGATCCTGTTGTTGAGCGATTTGCGTATCCAATCAACCGCTGCGCCTTTGCGCAGGGCGAAGAGCGAGTGGGCGGCATTTCGGAAATACTAGCCGTAGATGCCCAGCGCATACTAGTGCTGGAACGATGCTACGATGCCAGCCAAAAACGAGTTACAGCAAACTTATACGTAGCAACTCCGAATGAGAAAACCCATACCCTAATCAAAGAACTAGCCTTCGATTTTAATCGTCAATTTCCTGGCGACATCTGCAATCTCGAAGCCATGGCCTGGGCCGATGAGCAACACCAAACGCTAGTCCTTATGGCCGATGATAATTTCCGCCGGAACAAAACCTTACGAAATCAGGTGATTGTTTTACGAAGAAAGTAA
- a CDS encoding DoxX family protein — protein MNAIVLTRIASVILGLLYLASGISKAMDINGFADVIARYGIPRLRMFAPFIIGLEITLGIGLLFEVYRQRAGLLSLGLLITLTLIFAFGYIFLNISDCGCFGDVISMSPTVALFRNILMIALSFCIWRQPESQTSKAILKTFFAVILGIITFVMTGFEMKNTYVEISVHEGMNLNNTFMRPFISLNKDQLFFVFSPACPHCQQVTPTINTYTETESVDEVVGMYPHTVSAESLREYRKKLTPNFRTIAVTKESLHSVTHTLPTILLIRKGYVVKIYMDNIPGPHQIVASYNENSLMGNRASQLPSVFRYFSSIK, from the coding sequence ATGAATGCTATTGTATTAACCCGAATAGCTTCGGTTATTCTGGGCTTGCTATACCTTGCTTCCGGTATTAGCAAAGCGATGGATATTAATGGCTTTGCCGATGTAATTGCCCGCTATGGCATCCCTCGGCTAAGAATGTTTGCCCCATTTATTATTGGGTTGGAAATTACACTTGGCATTGGGCTATTGTTTGAGGTGTACCGCCAACGAGCCGGGCTACTATCGTTGGGGTTACTCATTACACTCACGCTCATCTTTGCCTTCGGTTATATTTTTCTGAATATAAGCGATTGTGGTTGTTTTGGGGATGTAATTAGCATGTCGCCAACTGTAGCTCTATTTCGTAATATACTTATGATTGCCTTGTCTTTCTGTATATGGCGGCAACCCGAAAGCCAAACTAGTAAAGCTATTTTGAAGACTTTCTTTGCAGTTATACTGGGTATCATTACATTCGTAATGACTGGTTTTGAAATGAAAAACACTTATGTTGAAATAAGCGTACATGAGGGAATGAATTTGAACAATACATTTATGAGGCCTTTCATTTCGCTTAATAAAGACCAATTGTTTTTTGTTTTCAGTCCAGCTTGTCCACACTGCCAACAGGTAACTCCAACTATTAATACTTATACAGAAACAGAGTCAGTTGACGAAGTGGTAGGGATGTATCCCCACACGGTGTCGGCAGAATCACTTCGTGAGTACCGAAAGAAATTGACTCCTAATTTTCGCACAATTGCTGTTACTAAAGAATCTTTACACTCAGTTACTCACACTCTGCCAACTATATTGTTAATCCGTAAAGGGTATGTTGTGAAAATATATATGGACAATATTCCAGGCCCTCATCAAATCGTAGCTTCTTATAATGAGAATAGTTTAATGGGTAATAGAGCATCTCAATTACCTTCCGTATTTCGTTATTTTTCATCGATTAAGTAA
- a CDS encoding carboxypeptidase-like regulatory domain-containing protein, with the protein MRKIQGWLLIIDLFVATYSYSQQINGSVVDLITNQRIPFANIYCPKIKKGTLSNENGEYGFPIPSFPVQLVVSHISYQSDTITIVEPTDNYTVHLKPAAHELDPVTVSNAGYKLIKQAFTQVNAGRSIIYGNAFYRQLTKNGSQFTEIQEVTYNIALSSNKIEGVQIGNARYAKLPSDDKKMYLSFTNFSYLVLAQKSISQSKPTENAVLFPVRPDVADYYDVQVTDVLTQPSGDKIAELDCHIREDYTNPAFSGKVYINMNNYKLVKVHGTIPNSMGAVINNAKTLTENYVYTVDVDYTSQANTTVFNSIRVTVEFDQLIRATGEKRKDWVSAFLLINDFSNAATRGKYKPINIHREDLKLIQGAKYDAEFWRNNSVVRRTPLEESTIKAFEQQGVMGNMKFEPQ; encoded by the coding sequence ATGAGGAAGATACAAGGGTGGTTATTAATTATTGATTTATTTGTCGCAACTTATAGTTATAGCCAGCAAATTAATGGCTCAGTAGTAGACCTGATTACAAACCAAAGAATTCCTTTCGCTAATATATACTGTCCAAAAATAAAAAAAGGTACATTGAGTAATGAAAATGGAGAATATGGATTCCCTATTCCATCTTTTCCTGTTCAATTAGTTGTATCTCACATCAGTTATCAATCCGATACAATTACTATTGTTGAGCCAACGGATAATTACACGGTACATCTGAAACCCGCTGCTCATGAACTAGACCCAGTAACGGTGAGCAATGCTGGTTATAAATTAATTAAGCAAGCGTTTACTCAAGTAAATGCTGGAAGAAGTATAATTTATGGAAATGCTTTTTACCGTCAATTAACTAAAAATGGATCTCAGTTTACTGAAATTCAAGAAGTTACATATAATATTGCATTGTCAAGTAATAAAATAGAAGGTGTACAGATTGGTAATGCTCGATATGCGAAATTACCTTCTGATGATAAAAAAATGTATTTAAGCTTTACTAATTTTTCTTACTTAGTATTAGCGCAAAAATCAATTAGCCAGTCAAAACCAACAGAAAATGCAGTTCTTTTCCCAGTCCGGCCAGACGTAGCTGATTATTACGACGTTCAAGTAACGGATGTACTAACACAACCGAGTGGTGATAAAATAGCTGAATTAGATTGCCATATTCGAGAAGACTATACAAACCCAGCCTTTTCGGGTAAAGTTTATATCAATATGAATAATTATAAATTAGTGAAGGTGCACGGGACGATCCCAAATAGTATGGGAGCAGTAATAAACAATGCCAAAACACTGACTGAGAATTATGTTTATACAGTTGATGTGGATTATACATCTCAAGCAAATACCACAGTTTTTAACAGTATTCGAGTAACCGTTGAGTTTGATCAACTTATTAGGGCGACTGGCGAAAAGCGAAAAGATTGGGTAAGTGCATTTTTATTGATTAATGACTTCAGTAATGCAGCTACTAGAGGTAAATACAAGCCAATAAATATTCACCGTGAAGATTTAAAGCTTATTCAAGGCGCGAAATATGACGCTGAGTTTTGGCGAAATAATTCGGTAGTACGACGAACGCCTTTAGAAGAAAGTACTATTAAAGCCTTTGAGCAACAGGGCGTAATGGGAAACATGAAATTTGAGCCACAGTAA
- a CDS encoding prenyltransferase/squalene oxidase repeat-containing protein, with amino-acid sequence MRSNFSDRISRLPVNDLTMGRLMQEGAQQKHIFYLNLIDYVAPVFDKILEPEKEQISFAGYLYFRFLLEFDAIVDTVVEQSKIAQAQKLNCIVEIHEAAIRELALLFPTNSSFWLKFNKYKNEYGKAVLTEKHFAKSGQLYSEATFEQLAAGKSAVCYAAIQALVTLNGCTPFDNQLERCLRHIHIAFQYLDDIDDFEADLISGQRTFAHQLVQEYLTEQGVQLADEKLMHKYLYLSNVGATIINKAISHFEEAINSIKEIGLTSLEEYLITQVELAKNFANEIDLLIKKTRIKSAKSSVIMPRLSVSEAADSAFIYLTSVIDSGTWSDFITSAGSGDTWITAYTGRMLAECGVDKQLIQTVLEKLSAKGSFNGSVLQDADSTNFLVGLHWQLTRSIPDQLLDSWLLFRNEKGGWATYQDEDGLRGRLGLTKHTTIAGWLSAHDCVSAAAAYILSDIPSLDNVYESTCRYLTRRLVGGGLHSYWWTSDLYTLSFTALAFAKRTSHLPYVPQLGYRIAQNQHPNGYWVNPIDNQPNAFYTAIALKALIAIDVKLYQNVIQCGINWLLMNQTKDGSWQTSHILRIPATNVLQPETVKRWRKSSFGVNTLVDDHNRVFTTSTVFNILTISKQYPCLSQTIPAFTSSTKITGLFTQPKDVTF; translated from the coding sequence ATGAGGAGTAACTTCAGTGATAGAATTAGCAGGCTGCCAGTAAATGATTTAACTATGGGGCGCTTGATGCAGGAAGGTGCACAACAGAAACATATATTTTATCTTAATTTGATTGATTATGTCGCGCCTGTTTTTGACAAAATTTTAGAGCCAGAAAAGGAACAGATCTCGTTCGCGGGTTATTTGTATTTTCGCTTTTTATTAGAGTTTGATGCTATTGTAGATACGGTAGTAGAGCAAAGTAAAATTGCCCAAGCTCAGAAACTAAACTGTATAGTAGAGATACATGAAGCTGCTATCAGAGAATTAGCTTTACTATTTCCAACCAATTCATCATTTTGGCTTAAATTTAATAAGTACAAAAATGAGTATGGAAAAGCTGTCTTAACAGAAAAGCATTTTGCCAAATCTGGGCAATTGTACTCAGAAGCCACTTTTGAGCAACTTGCCGCGGGTAAATCGGCAGTTTGTTATGCCGCAATACAGGCACTCGTAACGCTAAATGGGTGTACACCTTTCGATAATCAGCTTGAAAGATGCTTACGACACATTCATATCGCCTTTCAATATCTTGATGATATTGATGACTTTGAGGCTGATCTTATTAGCGGACAACGAACTTTTGCTCATCAGTTAGTTCAGGAATATTTGACAGAACAAGGTGTGCAATTAGCCGATGAGAAGCTTATGCACAAATATTTATACCTGTCAAATGTAGGTGCTACGATAATCAATAAAGCTATTAGTCATTTTGAGGAGGCCATCAATAGTATAAAAGAAATTGGTCTTACATCATTAGAAGAATATTTGATAACACAAGTAGAATTGGCGAAGAATTTTGCGAATGAAATTGATCTCCTTATCAAAAAAACGCGAATTAAATCAGCTAAAAGTTCAGTCATAATGCCTAGGCTAAGTGTTAGTGAAGCCGCAGATAGCGCATTCATATATTTAACTTCAGTCATTGATAGCGGAACATGGTCAGATTTTATTACTAGTGCTGGTTCTGGTGATACCTGGATTACGGCATACACAGGACGTATGCTGGCGGAATGTGGCGTTGACAAACAATTAATTCAAACAGTATTAGAGAAACTCTCTGCAAAAGGATCATTCAATGGTAGCGTCTTACAGGATGCGGATTCGACTAATTTTTTGGTAGGATTGCATTGGCAGCTTACCAGGTCAATACCTGATCAACTTCTGGATTCATGGCTGTTGTTCAGAAATGAAAAAGGAGGATGGGCCACATATCAGGATGAGGATGGATTACGGGGTCGATTAGGATTGACTAAACACACTACCATAGCTGGCTGGCTTTCTGCCCATGATTGTGTAAGTGCTGCTGCCGCTTATATACTTTCCGACATACCCAGCCTTGATAACGTATATGAGTCAACGTGTCGCTATTTAACCAGACGCTTAGTAGGAGGAGGCTTACACTCATATTGGTGGACAAGTGACCTATATACTCTGTCATTTACGGCATTAGCTTTTGCTAAACGAACGTCTCATTTACCTTATGTTCCTCAATTAGGTTACCGGATTGCTCAAAATCAACACCCAAATGGCTATTGGGTGAATCCTATTGATAATCAACCCAATGCATTTTATACAGCAATTGCCCTAAAAGCACTAATTGCTATTGATGTAAAGTTGTATCAGAATGTTATACAATGTGGAATTAACTGGCTGCTTATGAATCAAACTAAGGATGGTAGTTGGCAAACCAGCCATATTTTGCGAATACCCGCAACAAATGTATTACAGCCCGAAACCGTAAAGCGATGGCGAAAAAGCTCTTTTGGTGTAAACACACTAGTCGATGATCACAACCGGGTTTTTACGACTAGTACAGTCTTTAATATATTGACTATCTCTAAGCAATATCCATGCTTATCGCAAACGATACCAGCGTTCACGTCTTCGACGAAAATAACTGGGTTATTCACTCAGCCAAAGGACGTAACTTTTTGA
- a CDS encoding response regulator transcription factor, translating into MERPHFTPNRNEAPPKIALPNQALFELTPREWQVLLYVVEDLTNAEIADLLYLSTKSVVNYRNRIGSKLNLQGARKLAQFARKHQHELQKLYEVLVVKSPFCEYKQ; encoded by the coding sequence ATGGAGCGACCACATTTTACTCCCAACCGTAACGAGGCACCGCCTAAAATCGCCCTGCCAAACCAGGCCCTTTTTGAGCTTACACCCAGAGAGTGGCAGGTGTTGCTCTATGTTGTCGAAGACCTGACCAATGCCGAAATCGCTGACCTACTTTACTTGAGTACAAAGAGCGTTGTAAACTACAGAAACCGCATTGGCAGCAAACTTAACCTGCAAGGTGCTCGAAAGCTGGCTCAGTTTGCTCGAAAACATCAGCATGAATTACAGAAATTGTATGAGGTGCTGGTTGTTAAATCCCCTTTTTGTGAATATAAGCAATAA
- a CDS encoding cysteine desulfurase gives MQPAIDNTLDIQRIRQDFPILDQEINGRPLVYFDNAATNQKPLSVINALTRYYEGYNANIHRGIHHLAEQATAAFEASRRAVQEFLNAKHWQEIIFTYGTTDGINLVAQSYGRHFLKAGDEIIISTMEHHSNIVPWQMLCEEKGCILKVIPINDEGELLLDEYEKLLSEKTKFVSCVHISNSLGTINPVKFIIDKAHEVGAVVLIDGAQASSHLELDVQALDADFYVLSAHKLYGPTGMGVLYGKKEILDAMPPYRGGGEMIKEVTFAKTTYSDLPYKFEAGTPNIADVIAVKTALEYMAGLGKENIAAHENDLLQYATEQLNELDGLRIIGQAKDKIGVISFVLDGIHHQDIGVILDQQGIAVRTGHHCTMPLMQRLGIAGTTRASFAVYNTRYEVDRLVQGLRRVQKMML, from the coding sequence ATGCAGCCAGCCATAGATAATACCCTTGACATTCAACGAATTCGCCAGGATTTCCCGATACTCGATCAAGAGATCAACGGTCGACCACTGGTGTATTTCGACAATGCAGCTACGAATCAGAAGCCGCTTTCGGTGATTAATGCCCTGACTCGCTATTATGAGGGCTACAATGCCAATATCCACCGGGGCATCCATCATCTGGCTGAGCAGGCAACAGCTGCCTTCGAAGCATCCCGCCGGGCGGTTCAGGAATTTCTGAATGCAAAACACTGGCAGGAGATCATCTTCACCTACGGTACCACCGATGGGATCAACCTGGTGGCTCAGAGCTATGGCCGTCATTTCCTGAAAGCGGGCGATGAGATCATTATCTCGACCATGGAACACCATTCAAACATTGTTCCCTGGCAAATGCTCTGCGAAGAAAAAGGGTGCATTCTGAAAGTTATTCCCATCAACGACGAGGGTGAGTTATTGCTGGATGAGTATGAAAAATTGCTATCCGAGAAAACCAAGTTCGTTTCCTGCGTTCACATTTCCAATTCCCTGGGAACCATCAACCCCGTCAAATTCATCATCGACAAAGCCCACGAAGTGGGAGCCGTTGTATTAATTGACGGAGCGCAGGCCAGTTCCCACCTCGAACTTGATGTTCAGGCACTCGATGCCGATTTCTACGTTCTCTCAGCGCATAAGCTTTACGGGCCAACGGGCATGGGTGTTCTCTATGGTAAGAAGGAAATTTTAGACGCCATGCCACCCTACCGGGGGGGTGGTGAGATGATTAAGGAAGTTACCTTTGCCAAAACGACTTACAGCGATCTGCCTTATAAGTTCGAAGCGGGTACGCCTAACATTGCCGACGTAATAGCAGTCAAAACGGCTCTTGAATACATGGCAGGTTTGGGAAAAGAGAATATTGCTGCCCACGAAAACGATCTGCTTCAGTATGCAACAGAACAACTGAATGAACTGGATGGATTACGAATTATCGGCCAGGCTAAAGACAAAATTGGGGTCATTTCCTTTGTGCTGGATGGCATTCACCACCAGGATATTGGTGTAATTTTAGACCAGCAGGGCATTGCCGTTCGAACGGGTCATCATTGCACCATGCCATTAATGCAACGCCTGGGTATTGCCGGAACTACGCGGGCCTCATTTGCGGTTTATAACACCAGATATGAGGTTGACCGGCTTGTGCAGGGTTTGCGTCGGGTTCAGAAAATGATGTTGTAA
- a CDS encoding SufE family protein — translation MTINEKQDEIIEEFDLFDDLLDKTQYIIDLGKKLPPMPEAQKNDENRIMGCQSKVWVDAELKDDKLYFYGDSEPTAQISKGLVGLLIRVLSGEKPEDIANADLYFIPRVGMGNLITSLRAGGLASMIERMKAFGRAYTEKSHS, via the coding sequence ATGACCATTAACGAAAAGCAGGACGAAATCATTGAGGAATTTGACTTGTTCGACGACCTACTCGACAAGACGCAGTATATCATTGATTTAGGCAAGAAATTACCCCCTATGCCTGAAGCCCAGAAAAACGATGAGAATCGGATTATGGGTTGTCAGTCGAAAGTGTGGGTTGATGCGGAGTTGAAGGACGACAAACTCTATTTCTATGGCGATAGCGAACCAACCGCTCAGATCTCCAAAGGGTTAGTTGGCCTGTTAATCCGAGTCTTATCGGGCGAAAAACCCGAAGATATTGCCAACGCCGACCTGTATTTCATCCCTCGAGTCGGTATGGGTAACTTGATTACGTCGTTGCGGGCCGGTGGGCTGGCTTCGATGATTGAACGCATGAAAGCTTTTGGCCGGGCGTACACAGAAAAAAGTCATTCGTAA
- a CDS encoding DUF59 domain-containing protein — MTDEELKEQVVLALKGVYDPEIPVDVYELGLIYDIKIFPVNNVYILMTLTSPSCPSAGSIPAEIEEKVRAIEGVSDVSVELTFDPPYSTELMSEVAKLELGFM, encoded by the coding sequence ATGACAGACGAAGAATTAAAAGAACAAGTCGTACTAGCGCTTAAAGGTGTATATGACCCCGAAATTCCGGTGGATGTGTATGAACTGGGCCTTATTTACGACATTAAGATATTTCCGGTCAACAACGTCTATATCCTGATGACGCTGACCTCACCTTCCTGCCCTTCGGCGGGTTCTATTCCGGCTGAGATCGAAGAGAAAGTGCGGGCCATTGAGGGTGTCAGCGATGTAAGTGTTGAACTGACCTTCGATCCCCCCTACTCTACCGAACTAATGTCGGAAGTAGCTAAATTAGAACTGGGATTTATGTGA
- a CDS encoding BrxA/BrxB family bacilliredoxin, whose amino-acid sequence MYPPHLLIPMREDLTSVGFEELTTADAVVNTMENAEGTMLVVVNSVCGCAAGAARPGVKAALAASPVKPDKMVSVFAGGDLEAVAKMREYLLPYPPSSPAIGIFKDGELVHFIERHHIEGRSAQMIAQHLEMALEEFCTPANA is encoded by the coding sequence ATGTATCCTCCTCATTTGCTTATCCCGATGCGGGAAGACCTGACCAGCGTTGGGTTTGAAGAATTGACTACTGCCGATGCAGTGGTGAACACAATGGAAAATGCTGAAGGCACCATGCTTGTTGTGGTGAACTCGGTATGTGGCTGTGCGGCTGGTGCTGCTCGTCCGGGTGTGAAAGCAGCTTTAGCGGCCAGCCCAGTGAAGCCCGATAAAATGGTGTCTGTATTTGCGGGTGGTGATCTGGAAGCCGTCGCTAAAATGCGTGAGTATCTGTTGCCCTATCCTCCATCATCGCCAGCCATTGGCATTTTCAAAGATGGCGAGTTAGTGCATTTCATTGAACGGCACCACATTGAGGGTCGTTCGGCGCAGATGATTGCTCAGCACCTCGAAATGGCGCTGGAAGAATTCTGCACGCCCGCAAACGCATAA
- the eboC gene encoding UbiA-like protein EboC (EboC, a homolog the polyprenyltransferase UbiA, belongs to system of proteins involved in the trafficking of precursor metabolites to an extracytoplasmic compartment so that the biosynthesis of certain natural products, such as scytonemin, can be completed.) yields the protein MIKALLSLTRPANLVTAIADVLAGMAIAGYFLIPDSSPAPAGWLSLATVGLYGGGVVFNDVFDAELDAIERPERPIPSGTISKSAAIGLGVSLLVVGIGASFMVNQTAGFLAIAISIASLVYDRFGKHHNWLGPVNMGLCRGLNLLLGVSILPDQILPWIWVGLVPIAYIAAITMISRGEVHGGSPTILRVAGMLYALVIGCVAALAQRQQQLGTALPFLALFGYYIFPPLWRAVKDPVGRNIGLAVKAGVLSLIVMNAAWVAAFANFPMAFLVFCLLPLSRFLAKAFAVT from the coding sequence ATGATAAAAGCACTTCTGTCCCTTACCCGTCCGGCCAATCTGGTCACCGCCATTGCCGATGTATTGGCAGGAATGGCCATTGCGGGCTATTTTCTGATTCCCGATTCTTCTCCAGCACCAGCGGGCTGGTTGTCTCTGGCTACTGTTGGCCTATACGGGGGAGGTGTCGTTTTTAATGATGTATTTGATGCGGAATTAGACGCTATCGAACGCCCTGAACGCCCTATTCCGAGCGGAACGATTAGTAAATCGGCAGCTATTGGATTAGGAGTTAGCCTGCTGGTGGTTGGCATTGGGGCATCATTTATGGTCAACCAAACGGCGGGCTTTCTGGCGATTGCCATTTCTATTGCGTCGCTTGTTTACGACCGTTTCGGAAAGCACCACAACTGGCTGGGGCCCGTTAATATGGGCTTATGCCGGGGACTAAATTTGCTGCTGGGCGTGAGTATACTGCCCGATCAGATACTGCCCTGGATATGGGTGGGACTAGTCCCAATTGCCTACATTGCCGCTATCACCATGATTAGTCGGGGAGAGGTACATGGCGGCAGTCCAACCATCTTACGCGTTGCCGGTATGTTGTATGCGCTTGTTATAGGTTGTGTAGCCGCACTGGCTCAACGACAGCAGCAACTGGGTACAGCGTTGCCGTTTCTGGCGCTGTTTGGCTACTATATTTTTCCGCCACTCTGGCGGGCCGTGAAAGACCCGGTTGGCCGAAATATCGGTCTGGCCGTAAAGGCGGGGGTGTTATCGCTTATTGTGATGAATGCTGCCTGGGTAGCGGCCTTTGCCAATTTTCCGATGGCTTTTCTGGTGTTCTGCTTATTGCCGTTATCAAGGTTTTTAGCGAAGGCGTTTGCGGTAACATAG